A window of the Hordeum vulgare subsp. vulgare chromosome 5H, MorexV3_pseudomolecules_assembly, whole genome shotgun sequence genome harbors these coding sequences:
- the LOC123396843 gene encoding serine carboxypeptidase-like 15 → MTTTTRRRDGRRGALVASACLFLLLLLPSAAPSSSSSGSSFSSPQQQSKIITHLPGFDGPLPFQLQTGYVEVDESNGVRLFYYFIRSERDPAKDPVMVWLTGGPGCSAFSGLVYEIGPLSFDRRTDVNGFPKLLYKPDSWTKVSNIIFIDSPVGTGFSYSKTEQGYKSSDTKVVTQIVTFIRKWFDEHPEFLSNPFYVAGDSYCGITVPGITLGIAKGIEDGSGSDLNLKGYLVGNPVTDYWYYDNPAKIPFANGKGLISDEMYQAYKESCGAWEFSEECAKSHEAIDECVKDICPNHILEPLCAFASPRPYKLKLNSGPREVLQLQEDYAADATAGLQLSEISTECRTAEYALSMIWANNGTVREALGIHKGTVPSWLRCNFDIRYTNDIFSSVEHHLDVTTRGYRSLIYSGDHDMIVPSIGTQAWIRSLNFSVVDEWRPWYVDAQVAGYTRSYSNNLTFATVKGGGHTAPEYMPKQCLAMFARWLSGEPL, encoded by the exons atgacgacgacgacgaggagacgAGACGGCAGACGCGGCGCCCTCGTTGCCTCCGcctgcctcttcctcctcctcctcctaccctCTGCCgcgccgtcgtcgtcctcctccggcTCCAGCTTCAGCTCCccccagcagcagagcaagatcaTCACCCATCTCCCTGGCTTCGACGGCCCCCTCCCCTTCCAGCTCCAAACGGG GTATGTCGAGGTGGATGAGAGCAATGGCGTTCGCCTCTTCTACTACTTCATCCGGTCGGAGAGGGACCCGGCGAAGGACCCCGTCATGGTCTGGCTGACTGGTGGGCCAGGGTGCTCCGCCTTCTCCGGCCTTGTCTATGAGATCG gcCCTCTAAGTTTCGACCGTCGTACCGACGTCAACGGCTTTCCCAAGTTGCTCTACAAACCAGACTCATGGACCAAG GTGAGCAATATCATCTTCATCGATTCCCCCGTAGGAACCGGCTTCTCGTACTCCAAAACAGAGCAAGGATACAAATCAAGTGATACCAAAGTCGTCACCCAAATTGTCACCTTCATCAGAAAG TGGTTTGATGAACACCCAGAGTTCTTGTCGAACCCTTTTTACGTCGCTGGTGATTCCTACTGTGGTATTACTGTGCCAGGCATCACCCTTGGAATAGCTAAAG GGATAGAAGATGGCAGTGGATCAGATCTCAATCTAAAG GGCTACCTTGTGGGGAATCCAGTCACAGATTATTGGTACTACGATAATCCAGCTAAAATTCCATTTGCAAACGGGAAGGGTCTCATATCTGACGAAATGTACCAG GCGTACAAGGAGAGCTGCGGTGCATGGGAATTCAGCGAGGAGTGCGCAAAAAGTCATGAAGCCATCGACGAG TGTGTCAAGGACATATGCCCAAACCACATCCTGGAGCCCCTGTGTGCTTTCGCGAGCCCGCGCCCATACAAACTGAAGCTGAATTCAGGCCCACGAGAGGTGCTCCAGCTGCAGGAGGACTATGCTGCCGATGCCACGGCCGGGCTTCAGTTGTCTGAGATTTCTACAGAGTGCAGA ACGGCGGAATATGCACTCTCCATGATATGGGCGAACAATGGCACTGTCAGAGAGGCTCTTGGTATCCACAAG GGAACGGTTCCTTCATGGCTAAGATGCAACTTCGACATACGGTACACCAACGATATTTTCAGTTCGGTGGAGCACCATCTGGATGTGACCACCAGAGGCTACAGGAGCCTGATCTACAGCGGCGATCATGACATGATCGTACCGTCCATCGGCACCCAGGCCTGGATCAGGTCTCTCAACTTCTCCGTTGTGGATGAGTGGAGGCCGTGGTATGTGGATGCACAAGTTGCAGG ATATACAAGGTCATACTCAAATAACCTCACCTTCGCAACTGTCAAG GGCGGTGGACATACTGCTCCGGAGTACATGCCAAAGCAATGCCTTGCTATGTTTGCAAGGTGGCTTTCTGGTGAGCCTCTTTGA
- the LOC123396756 gene encoding ethylene-responsive transcription factor ERF094-like — protein MELPAGDHSYYHGYSISFSSGTPQYTHHRRAPQARARSDMEVDHQRLSFLMEATCITSNDYGSPPLQGTRPAPGDHSGGSEFMATPVAWLAVEAQGSSSGSCSAPESPLIGVRKRPWGKYAAEIRDSTRNGARVWLGTFDTPHAAALAYDQAAFSVRGPAAVLNFPIKVVQESLRALGIGGNAAAGDSPALALKRRHCIRKRNPKNKRRTGTAATAATGVGAASALSTCVLELEDLGADYLEELLTLSDL, from the coding sequence ATGGAGCTACCTGCAGGTGATCACTCCTACTACCACGGCTACTCCATTTCTTTCTCCTCCGGTACACCACAGTACACACATCATCGGCGTGCCCCTCAAGCTCGAGCTCGTTCTGACATGGAGGTCGACCACCAGCGGTTGTCGTTCCTCATGGAAGCCACCTGCATCACCAGCAACGACTACGGCTCACCTCCTCTGCAGGGGACACGGCCGGCGCCCGGCGACCACAGTGGAGGCAGCGAATTCATGGCGACTCCTGTCGCATGGCTGGCGGTGGAAGCCCAGGGGAGCTCCAGTGGTTCGTGCAGTGCGCCGGAGTCGCCGCTCATCGGGGTGCGGAAGCGGCCGTGGGGCAAGTACGCGGCGGAGATCCGGGACTCCACCCGCAACGGCGCCCGTGTTTGGCTTGGCACGTTCGACACTCCGCATGCCGCCGCGCTCGCCTACGACCAGGCCGCCTTCTCCGTGCGCGGCCCGGCTGCCGTACTCAACTTCCCGATCAAGGTTGTGCAGGAGTCGCTGCGCGCGCTCGGCATCGGTGGGAACGCCGCCGCGGGGGACTCGCCTGCGCTCGCGCTGAAGCGCCGGCACTGCATCCGGAAGAGAAATCCCAAGAACAAGAGGAGGACGggcacggcggcgacggcggcaacGGGGGTAGGTGCTGCATCGGCATTGTCAACGTGCGTGCTGGAGCTGGAGGACCTTGGAGCAGACTACCTCGAGGAGCTGCTCACCTTGTCCGATCTGTGA
- the LOC123397011 gene encoding eukaryotic translation initiation factor 3 subunit G-like — protein MAARFLSCFLSDCDERRRPEKRTCDLCGVGRIHKNDYFCPYNYIHGLFSLRTCKERCPPGRGRHPLLLDSAAGSGTGSQHQLRRLVRVTNVPLSVIPDDRELRGLFRRFGPLGMCLTSSRRHDPVGFGWVAFENREHAEEAITKLNGHLVGGRRLRVDWVYPH, from the exons ATGGCCGCAAGGTTT CTCTCGTGTTTCCTCTCAGACTGTGATGAGCGCCGCCGCCCTGAGAAGAGGACATGTGACCTGTGCGGAGTAGGCAGAATCCACAAGAACGATTACTTCTGCCCCTACAACTACATCCACGGGCTTTTCAGCCTCAGAACATGCAAAGAGCGGTGCCCCCCGGGGAGGGGGAGGCACCCGCTCTTGCTCGACTCCGCCGCCGGCTCCGGGACTGGGAGCCAACACCAGCTGCGCCGCCTCGTGCGCGTGACCAACGTGCCGCTGAGCGTGATCCCCGACGACCGCGAGCTGCGCGGGCTCTTCAGGCGGTTCGGGCCGCTCGGCATGTGCTTAACGAGCTCGAGGAGGCATGACCCCGTGGGCTTCGGGTGGGTCGCGTTCGAGAACCGTGAGCACGCGGAGGAGGCCATCACCAAGCTCAACGGCCACCTCGTCGGCGGCCGCAGGCTCCGAGTCGATTGGGTATATCCACACTGA